Proteins co-encoded in one Hymenobacter swuensis DY53 genomic window:
- a CDS encoding MFS transporter, which yields MHQNLPQRDAYAGATPLGGTPVADDAVAHDNNAVSTSKIWQVITASSVGTVIEWYDFYIFGSLAAIIGPVLFGSTGKLEDSLLGALAVFGAGFVVRPFGALFFGRIGDMIGRKYTFLVTLLIMGGATFVTGLVPSYDTIGIAAPLIVVVLRLLQGLALGGEYGGAATYVAEHAPDKKRGYFTSFIQITATGGLILSISVIVITRKIMGEEAFKEWGWRVPFLLSGLLVIASYYIRRKLHESPLFAKAKAAGTTSTNPLRDSFVNPVNRRLVLIALFGVTMGQGVIFYTSQFQAYSFMNNTLKMDLVDSSTILVVSMLLATPLFVYFGALSDRIGRKRIIMTGMICGALFTIPLFYGIKAFAGPLTEITPATVDAAGKAVPAVMKALTPNIPAMIALTFILVLFVTMVYGPIAAYLVELFPTKVRYTSLSVPYHIGNGVFGGFVPLVATWIGVWAATQPEGTFAKDHSSLIGLAYPCIIALICFFIGVAYMRDVRNVRIMD from the coding sequence ATGCACCAGAACTTACCGCAGCGCGACGCCTACGCCGGCGCCACGCCCCTGGGTGGCACTCCCGTCGCCGACGATGCCGTGGCCCACGACAACAACGCCGTTTCGACCAGCAAAATCTGGCAGGTGATTACCGCTTCCTCGGTGGGTACAGTCATTGAGTGGTACGATTTCTACATCTTTGGCTCGTTGGCCGCTATTATCGGGCCGGTGTTGTTTGGCTCCACGGGCAAGCTGGAAGACTCCCTGCTGGGCGCGCTGGCTGTATTTGGGGCCGGGTTTGTGGTGCGGCCGTTCGGGGCCCTGTTCTTCGGCCGTATCGGTGACATGATCGGGCGCAAGTATACCTTCCTAGTTACGCTGCTGATTATGGGCGGGGCCACCTTCGTGACGGGCTTGGTGCCCAGCTACGATACCATCGGCATTGCCGCGCCCCTGATTGTGGTGGTGCTGCGCCTGCTGCAGGGCCTGGCGCTGGGCGGCGAGTACGGCGGAGCCGCCACCTACGTGGCCGAGCATGCCCCCGATAAAAAGCGGGGCTACTTCACCAGTTTTATCCAGATTACTGCCACAGGCGGGCTGATTCTGAGTATCTCGGTGATTGTGATTACCCGCAAAATAATGGGTGAAGAAGCTTTTAAAGAGTGGGGCTGGCGCGTGCCGTTCCTGCTGTCGGGGTTGCTGGTTATTGCCTCGTACTACATTCGTCGGAAGCTGCATGAGTCGCCATTGTTTGCCAAGGCCAAAGCGGCCGGCACCACCAGCACCAACCCCCTGCGCGACTCCTTCGTGAACCCTGTAAACCGCCGGCTGGTGCTCATCGCCCTGTTCGGGGTGACGATGGGCCAGGGCGTAATCTTCTATACCAGTCAGTTTCAGGCCTATTCTTTCATGAATAACACCCTGAAAATGGACCTTGTGGATTCCAGCACTATTTTGGTAGTATCAATGCTACTGGCCACGCCGCTGTTCGTGTATTTCGGGGCTCTTTCGGACCGTATTGGCCGCAAGCGCATTATTATGACCGGTATGATTTGCGGGGCGCTGTTCACCATTCCGCTGTTCTATGGTATCAAGGCATTTGCCGGGCCACTCACTGAAATTACGCCCGCTACCGTGGATGCCGCTGGCAAAGCCGTGCCTGCCGTCATGAAAGCCCTGACGCCGAACATTCCCGCTATGATTGCGCTGACGTTTATTCTGGTACTGTTCGTGACGATGGTGTACGGGCCCATTGCCGCTTACCTGGTGGAGCTGTTTCCCACCAAAGTACGTTACACTTCCCTTTCGGTGCCCTACCATATTGGCAATGGGGTTTTCGGAGGCTTCGTGCCGCTGGTGGCCACCTGGATTGGGGTGTGGGCCGCCACCCAGCCGGAGGGCACCTTTGCCAAAGACCACAGCAGCCTCATCGGGCTGGCGTACCCCTGCATCATCGCCCTGATCTGCTTCTTCATCGGGGTGGCCTACATGCGCGATGTGCGCAACGTGCGCATCATGGACTAG